The genomic segment TGCCTGCCGGACGGAAGCAATCCCGAGGACTGGATTGTTCAGCTCCTCCCAGCCAGGGAGGTGTGAGAACAACTCTCACCAAGAAACCAGGGGTCCTGGGCTCAACATCCGGCATCTGCATGATCCTGGATAAATCTTTGCTGACCACCAAGGAGGATACTTGCACGGATGCTTTCCTTGCCCCATGCTTCCCTTTGGCCTCTTCCCCCAGGATTCTCTGCAAATACAGCCTCTTGTGGCATCCCTTCCATCTCAGCACAGAATCCTCTTCCGTCCATCCACAGCCGTTTCACTGCCAGGAGGCTCCAGAGATGCTCCGAGCTTCTGGCGGGTTGGGGGGTGCTGGGTCTTCGCAGGTGAGACAGCAGGAAGGAATCACCGTCACTAAATGGGCAACCAGACGCTTTCCCTCAGAGCCGTGGAATGTTCCCGCAGCTACGCCAGTGCCCCTGACAGCCCGTATCCCCACAGCGGAGGGAGACAAGGAACTACGGCGATGTGGCGGGCACACAGCCGCTGCAGACACATCCCGGAGCCGGGGAGGGGACCCGGGCAGCGCTGGACCAGCTGCGGGGCGGCTGCCGGGAGAGGGCAGCACAGCCCCGGCCGGGcacccccgagccccccggaGCCGCCCCCGAGCTCCGCCGCACCCTTTCGGGGGCTCCAGCGCAGAGACCACCGCCACCTCCCCGTGCTGGGCTGACAGGGGGTCTCCTGATGGAGCCTGACTTGGTTGCAGAGAGGATAATTGGCCCTTCATCAACCTCTATCACCCTGCGGCTATGTGTATTTTCTCCTGCCGCAAGACTTTACAGATGTGCTGGCAGGCATTTAAGCAGCCCATGGCCATACTTCGTACTTCTCCGTTGTTCCTTCCTATTCCACCCAGCACTTAGAGGTTCTTCCCTGAGGGATTTAGTGGCAGCGGTCCTGTGAGGGATGTGGGCGGGAAGCATCGCCTCGGTGGCAATCAATCCACATACTCACCCCTATGTCAGCAAGGACCGCCTTGCCTCTCCCACCAGCAGCCCAGTCCTAGAACCCACCTCTCTGCCCACAGATTAGGAAGCAGAGATGTGTTTTCATGTGGATTCAAGCCCGCCTCTGCCTCGCACGTTTTccacccagagaagctgcatttctccagctctctgagccATTCCCATCACCACGGTTCAGCAAATGGCTGGATAAAAATAGTTTCTCTCCAGGGCCTGCAACAGGGCTGCCCGACTTGGCTGTGCTCTGCTTCACTCCACTGTGTAATCCAGGGCCGAttgtggagcaggagctgcacaagCTCCTCCAGCCACTGGAGGTAGGCACTGCTCCCCACCCCGAGCCACACTAAGCAGGTATTTCAGGGTAAACCTTGGTGGACCCACAGCTGTAACCCCTGCCCTTGaaggctgggatggggacaggaggcagGTGGAAGGTAATaaggaatggaaaagggaaCTGGCTGGGGTATTCAGAAGCACAAGCCAGTTCTCCTCCCTGGGTACTGCAGACATCCTGCCAGGTCCTCTGTGGCTTCCCAGCCCCTCCTAGCACAGGCAGGacttctgctggaagctgtcTGCTATgtggcctggggagggggagcatCAGAGCTGTCAGACCCACTCACTGAGAGATGTACTGAGACTCAGCTCCGTCTCCATGGGTAAAGCAGTGCAGGAGCTGGCTggccagctgctgccagggagacagtcttttccctgcctgcctttgcCAGTACAGACAGACCACAGCACAGCAAGTGAGCTATTAAAGAACAGCTCTAGCCAGCCAGCAAACACATGCTCATTCatcatgctggagcaggcaggaggaCGTGCCAATTGCTTTAAGCCAGGACCCATCACAAAGCCCGTGTCCAATAACTCAGTAGCCTGGAAGTTGTCTAGGGGACCCTGGACCCTCCAAAATGCCTTTTATGTCATGGgggtgctgggagagctgccctgccccaggctgagagCCCGTGCATTTCTGAGCCAGAGCCCCAGCATGAGAACATTATGCCAGAGGCAGTTTGGAGAGGATGCGACAGCTGGCACGAGCTTGCCTGAGCTGCCCACACATTCCCACCTGAAGCAGGCAGACAGAGCTGCACAGCTCTATGTGCTGGGAGGCTCAGGTCAGCCTGAGCAGAGCGAGGGACTGCCAGGCACCTGCAGGGAACAGTAAGGATCCTGCAGGTCAGTGATAGCTCTCTCAAAGACGTTTTACAGTATTGCCTACAGTACTGGTTTTATACCAGCTTCtctctcctggtgctgctgtctTCCCACCTGTCTCCATCCCTAGAGCCCAGGCAGCTATGCTGGGAACCAGAGTGCTCCAGCTTCCCATCTGGAATACCCCTGATTCAGGACAGCCCCTGCTGTCATTCCTGCATATCATTGCCTGCCAGCCTCAGGGCTTGAGCCTGAAGAATAAAACTAAAGAGTGCGGAAAAGATCTTCCCCCTTTCACATGGAAGTGCAGCTGCCTCCCATGTAAGCTGCAAAGCTGCTTCTTCCTGCTGTTCTTGTGGGGCTTGGGTAATTCCATAGTGCTTGCAGGAAGCTCTTGCCACTGTCAGCAATGCTGTCTTGGAGAAGGACTAGGAGCCTGCTGACCTCCTGtaccccagagctgctgccgcAGCAGGACACAAGCTGCAAGCAAGATCGGAATAATGCCCTGGAGCTCTTCTGCTGCTCATAGCTGAGGCCTTGAGCTGCATTACTAAACAGCCCTGAGCTGGATTTTTAAAGAGGCTTCAGCCAAATGTCCCCTCCTGGGAGTGGTAAGAGGTGCACGCACACCGAGCAGAGTGGTGCAGGAGCCACaagcccagccagggctggggaacTCTCTGGCCTCTGCTGTGAAGTCCAGCTCATCACTGCCAAATAGGAATAGCCTTTATGAATGAGTTCTGGGAAGCCAGTTTGGGAGAGCTCACAGAATGTGGGGGAGGCTCTGTGTGAAGTGATCTGAGAGCAATTTTACTTCAACAGGAGCAAGCAGTACGCAGAAAAGTCTCTGCTTCCTCACCTGAAAAATTCAGCTGTGGGTTTCTGATGAGACCACGTGTACACATCAGAAAATCCTGAAATACATAAAGAGAGCAAAGACAACAAGGTCTTTCCTATCCCCTCCCTAGGGCTCCTCCATCTTCTTGGCTAGGTTGAAACCAGCTATGTATATCTAAAGGTGCTGACTTATTTGTCATCAGGAACCTTGTCCTGACTTTCTTCCTGTGTATTTATACCCCTTTACCAAATCCTTGTGGTTACTTCAGCCCAGACTAAGCTGGCCTTGAGTACGTAATGCTGGCCCAGATCCACTTTGGTTCCGGCCACTCCCAAAGCAAACCTCTGCATCTGAGGGTCTGTGTGTACACATGCCTGTTCTTTGCAGATGCCACTGCAGGGATGGCGGCTGGCCACAGTGCAGGATATGTGAAAATGAGACTTGGCTCTTCTTCCCGGCCATGGCCCAGAGGGCATAGCCtctcccctgctcccagagAGGCAAGTCAGCCCCAAGCATCGGGGGGCCAGTCTAAAAGCCTGAAACATGGCTCCGAGTCTGCGCTTTCTTTGCAAACACCTCCAGCAtcagcagtgcaggaggaggtggggaggggagagggtgGGCTGGTTTAGCTCCTCCCAGCTGATAATTCATTACCGCCTGTTAGCCTGGATCCGTCCGGCAGCAGCTACATCCTGGCAGCGACATGTGTTCATTTCACACATAAAATGGTATATCAAAATGCATCCTTGAGACACagtccctggagccttttccagctgcctCTCCCAGTGCTTCACTTGTGGGAGCAGTCCCTGCAATTGGGACGTTTTGCACCCATTGCAGAAATCAGAAATACAATCTTCCTGCATgaagcagaggggcagcaaCATCTATGGCTTGCTCTGATCCATAAGAGGGGGAGGCAGCATCTATGCTCATGCACGTGGTGGCTTATTGCACACCATTTGCAATGATGCAGAAGAGCAGCatctcttccctcccctccttccccgTGGGTCTGGAGCtttgggcagcagagctggctggtcTTGCCTTGGGAACATGGAGGtgtttctcctgtttctctgaGGTCCCTGACTTCAGCCTGATGCTGGTGACCGTCAGCCTGGTGACAGTCTCCCTTCCACAGCAGAGTGGGAAGAGGCAGGGTGGGTGAAGGACCCCACACTTGCACAGCAGGTCATGGGAGTGCGCCCCCGTGGCactttctctctccctgtggAGCCATGCCCAGAGTTGAGCTGGTTCTCAGGAGAGATGAGGCTCGGCCACCAAGCCTAAACCCTTCATGTTGGCTGGTGAGTCTCAACCAGCCTTACACCCGCCCCAAGCCTTCTCCAGCTGAGCACCCGTTCTTTACGATCCTCATAAATTATAAATTCCTCCAGCATTTTCAAAGGCTCTTCTTCCCCACCGTGTACCCCTAGCACCCCTGGGCCAGGGGGCTCTGCTGGTCTGGGAAGGCTCATCCCTCCCCTTGTAGGTAAGAAAACAGAGCCGGACTTGGCAAGAGCAGCCGAGCTCAGAAGCCCTCCCTAGACCcttcccgtgtcccctgtcctctGGGCTCGCCCCCACGTCCCCCACACAAAGGGCTGGGGGGCCTTGACGGCATCGCAGGTCCCAGCCCATCCGCCCTGGCGGGGGCACCGAAGAAACCCCGCACGGGTGAAGGTCACGTcggggcggcggccgccggGCAAAGCCTCGCCGCGCTCTCCCCCCTCGGCGCCCAGCGGCGAGGGGCGGGCGCACCGGGCCCCGGTGCGGCGGCGATTGGCTGTGGGAGGGgaggcggggagcggcggggccgcggctggCTGCAGCGGCGGGCGCGGAGCCCAGAGCGGGCGCGGCGGAGCATCTTCGGGCACCGCGGCCCCGGTGCGGGCCGCCTCCCCCGCAGCTCCCGGCCTCATATGGGCGGTGCCGGCGCCCCGGCCCCCGCACGCCCGTCCCGCTCGGCGTTAGCATGGGCACGgtgctctccctctcccccgcCGCCTCCTCGGGCaagggcggcggcggcggggggctGCTGGCGGAGAAGGCGCAGGGAAGGGTGCCGGGCAAGGGCGAGAGCCGGCTGAAGCGCCCCGGCGTGCTCATCTCGGCGCTAACCTGGAAGCGGCTGGTGGCCGCCTCGGCCAAGAAGAAGAAGAGCACCAAGAAGGTGACGCCGAAGCCCGGCGGCGGGGCcccggggggagccccgggcCAGCCCGACCCGCTGGTGGTGCAGCGCAACCGCGAGAACTTGCGCAAGTCGGTGGTGGGGCCGGCCGACGGCGCCAAGCAGGGCCCGCTGGCCGTGCCGGTGCCCACGGTGCCCTCGGCGCCGCAGGAGCTGCACCCGGGCTCCGGCGGGGGAAAGCCGCCTCCGCCACCGCCGCCGGCCGGCAGCCGCCCCCCGGGCTCTCCGCGCCGCGTGGTGGTGCAGGCGTCCACCGGAGAGCTCCTGCGCTGCTTGGGGGACTTCGTGTGCCGCCGCTGCTACCGCCTGAAGGAGCTGAGCCCCGGCGAACTCATCTCGTGGTTTCGCAGCGTGGACCGctcgctgctgctgcagggctggcaggaccAGGGCTTCATCACCCCGGCCAACCTGGTGTTCGTCTACCTGCTGTGCCGGGAAGCGCTGCGGGGCGAAGACATCGGGAGCCAGGCCGAACTGCAGGCCGCCTTCCTCACCTGCCTCTATCTCGCCTACTCCTACATGGGCAACGAGATCTCCTACCCGCTCAAGCCCTTCCTGGTGGAGGGAGACAAGGGGCGCTTCTGGGAGCGCTGCCTGGGCATCATCCAGCGCCTCAGCGCCAAGATGCTGCGAATCAACGCGGACCCGCACTACTTCACGCAACTCTTCCAGGACCTCAAGAGCGAGGGCGAGGGCGGAGACGGGTCCAAGCACTGGACGATCAGCCTGGACCGCTAGGGAGGTACCAGGCCCCCGGCGCCGGGGGCGGAAGGGGCCGCGCACCGAGGGGCGGGGGAGGCGAAGGACTGTCGGATTCACCCCCCTGCCCCCGCATCCTCCTCgccttcccccttccccagccGTCAGTTCCACGGAGACGCTGCTTGGACCCTCCCTGCTCCGGATCCGGCTGCCCTCCTCCCCCGCCTCCGACCCCAGCCGGGGGCTGCGCTCCGGAACACCGAGGCGGCGGTGAAGACCGGGGAGGGGGAGTGGTGCCCCTCCTACCTTCGCTAAGGGGGGGAGGGAGAGGCTGCGGAGGAGCGGAGGCTCCTGGATGCGTTTTCTCTAGAAAAAAGGGGTGAAAAAAATGGATGTGGGGGCAGGAGGGCTCGGGgatggggggggtgggggtggattttggggtgcggCGGGTGCCCCAGGTAGAGGGTGCATGTGAACGAGTCCCCCTGCGCGGGCAGGGCGGC from the Poecile atricapillus isolate bPoeAtr1 chromosome 5, bPoeAtr1.hap1, whole genome shotgun sequence genome contains:
- the CDK5R2 gene encoding cyclin-dependent kinase 5 activator 2, yielding MGTVLSLSPAASSGKGGGGGGLLAEKAQGRVPGKGESRLKRPGVLISALTWKRLVAASAKKKKSTKKVTPKPGGGAPGGAPGQPDPLVVQRNRENLRKSVVGPADGAKQGPLAVPVPTVPSAPQELHPGSGGGKPPPPPPPAGSRPPGSPRRVVVQASTGELLRCLGDFVCRRCYRLKELSPGELISWFRSVDRSLLLQGWQDQGFITPANLVFVYLLCREALRGEDIGSQAELQAAFLTCLYLAYSYMGNEISYPLKPFLVEGDKGRFWERCLGIIQRLSAKMLRINADPHYFTQLFQDLKSEGEGGDGSKHWTISLDR